A genomic segment from Bartonella ancashensis encodes:
- a CDS encoding BID domain-containing T4SS effector has translation MVYGNPKTLDEKISLIEECSIDKRSHLSKTISKQIADSPQSISKLAGRKYFFIKDSMRQNAERCTAALSAAVSNYVDIFEHVEGQIIHAHQKDQERKRNCVMMPSKKLQTFLSLPKKQMKKSLSETSELEKELGNYTCALHARLSPNEHTAIKNSDYVKLSESIGTSVKQAKKIATTVKLIRNVQKQVKKPEINPSKEFTMAALF, from the coding sequence ATCGTTTATGGTAACCCAAAAACACTGGATGAAAAGATAAGTCTTATCGAAGAATGTTCAATCGATAAACGTTCTCATTTAAGCAAAACAATATCTAAACAGATTGCAGATTCTCCTCAAAGTATTTCAAAGCTTGCAGGTAGAAAGTATTTTTTTATAAAAGATTCAATGCGTCAAAATGCAGAAAGATGTACGGCTGCTCTCAGTGCCGCAGTTAGTAATTACGTAGATATCTTTGAACATGTTGAAGGACAAATTATCCATGCACATCAAAAAGATCAAGAGCGCAAAAGGAATTGCGTCATGATGCCAAGTAAAAAATTACAAACATTCCTTTCTCTACCCAAAAAACAAATGAAAAAGTCCTTATCTGAAACTTCCGAATTGGAGAAAGAGCTTGGTAACTATACATGTGCACTTCATGCTCGTCTTTCTCCAAATGAACATACAGCAATAAAAAATAGTGATTATGTGAAGCTCTCTGAAAGTATCGGGACATCTGTTAAGCAAGCCAAGAAAATTGCAACAACTGTTAAGCTTATCCGAAATGTGCAAAAGCAGGTTAAAAAACCCGAAATTAACCCATCAAAAGAATTTACTATGGCGGCATTATTTTAA
- a CDS encoding BID domain-containing T4SS effector has product MEDERLELGHFVGPFAKSMIQLNREPFPKRFDSSYLQHIHKCLFENILETAGQFRDLTMLPFQKLHAFYGQKIPGKASLFQNMDFTTERDKLNQLDELIASKNNFQGLSREEFVKHAVNVFSQLHSIRPFVHGNDIVGRIFLVRLSRAAGHTLDFSLVTSKALEAALKQITEHGDTQLLHDMFENISNPDKKVLLKECIDHLDSTGVENVKKLNLVLAKEGVTYRGIFRGAGKEGCFIQGKDLDGKLSNCVVICKKEQVAPNLLRTLKNGDHVSFTTPMTFDTLIPKENVKDLTEDEICKKTLEASQIQSSVKQIQKFSKIVYGNERVLDPYLKGVENDVNAGKEVAQKIKDNPKSIAKLAGYKFLCFKSSRRRAAERCVDSLAKSVSDHAEALQCARRKVILEHEDEQRRKGCDVAMPSKKLQDLVSLPEGERVKILSQAPDLKKELFDYVDAIRYRLSQDEHKAIKESSYVELAKSVGTSVRRAEDIATVAKHFGEVKDKAIFQLAVAKARGIGQGASLQQ; this is encoded by the coding sequence ATGGAAGATGAAAGATTAGAGCTTGGACATTTTGTGGGCCCGTTTGCAAAATCAATGATACAGCTTAACAGGGAACCTTTCCCAAAACGTTTTGACTCGTCTTATCTGCAGCATATTCATAAATGTTTGTTTGAGAATATACTGGAAACAGCGGGACAGTTTCGTGATCTTACTATGCTTCCTTTCCAGAAGTTGCATGCCTTCTATGGACAAAAGATACCAGGAAAGGCCTCATTGTTTCAGAATATGGATTTTACCACAGAACGGGACAAGCTTAACCAATTGGATGAGCTTATAGCTTCTAAGAATAATTTTCAAGGTTTGTCACGTGAAGAGTTCGTCAAACATGCAGTAAATGTATTTTCTCAACTGCACTCTATACGTCCTTTTGTACACGGTAATGATATTGTAGGAAGAATATTTCTTGTGAGACTTTCTAGAGCTGCAGGTCACACATTGGATTTTTCTCTTGTTACAAGTAAAGCTCTAGAAGCTGCTCTTAAACAAATAACAGAGCATGGTGATACACAGCTGCTGCACGACATGTTTGAAAACATCTCCAATCCAGATAAAAAAGTTCTTCTAAAAGAGTGCATAGATCATCTGGATTCGACTGGCGTTGAAAACGTCAAAAAGCTTAATCTTGTTCTAGCAAAAGAAGGAGTTACTTATCGGGGAATATTTCGAGGTGCTGGAAAGGAAGGTTGTTTTATTCAAGGAAAGGACCTTGATGGAAAACTTAGTAATTGTGTGGTTATTTGCAAAAAAGAACAAGTTGCACCAAACTTATTAAGAACACTGAAAAATGGTGATCATGTCTCCTTTACAACCCCAATGACCTTTGACACGCTCATTCCAAAAGAGAATGTAAAAGATCTTACAGAGGATGAGATCTGCAAAAAAACTCTGGAAGCTTCGCAAATTCAGAGCAGCGTAAAGCAAATCCAAAAATTTTCAAAAATTGTTTACGGCAATGAGCGAGTATTGGATCCTTACCTAAAAGGGGTAGAGAATGATGTTAATGCGGGGAAGGAAGTTGCTCAGAAAATTAAGGATAATCCTAAATCTATTGCAAAACTTGCGGGTTATAAATTTTTGTGCTTCAAAAGCTCAAGGCGTAGGGCTGCCGAAAGGTGTGTTGATTCTCTTGCTAAATCGGTTAGTGATCATGCCGAAGCTTTGCAATGTGCTAGAAGAAAAGTGATCCTTGAACACGAAGACGAGCAGAGGCGTAAAGGATGCGATGTTGCAATGCCAAGTAAAAAATTGCAAGATCTCGTTTCTTTACCAGAGGGAGAACGGGTCAAGATCTTATCTCAAGCTCCTGATTTGAAAAAAGAGCTTTTTGATTATGTCGATGCAATTCGTTACCGTCTTTCACAAGATGAGCATAAGGCAATAAAAGAGAGCAGCTATGTAGAGCTTGCTAAAAGTGTCGGCACATCAGTTAGACGTGCTGAAGATATTGCAACCGTAGCTAAACATTTTGGGGAAGTAAAAGACAAAGCAATATTCCAATTGGCAGTTGCAAAGGCTCGTGGTATTGGTCAGGGTGCATCCTTACAACAATAG
- a CDS encoding BID domain-containing T4SS effector has protein sequence MKKIKAYSPTPSHLNYLYPGTETLRNKYGITNHTEYETRCAHDTAQAAVNLCYEPLPEKFNYSYLKYIHKRLFEKTFEWAGYPRNFPFTFSDGSIAYMPSMRKEDSEFCFVSGDRIQESFELVDNKISEMNNLKGLSRQDFIRNAAAIFAAINDIHPFREGNGRTQRAFFERLGEAANHKLDFSLVTRARMNFASIQAMKHYNMQPLQHIFEDISNPDKKLILREFIDDMKACNFDVDEHRVIAAQEGETYNGIYRKTGLEGCYIQIGNDMVICKKEEISPELLRTLKSGDHISFTAPIGYDTLIPKEEFRPLTQNEIYIKASENRKVQMIFQRVQQSSKIVYGNPNVLMYKINQIKNNPSLGNSVAQQIERSPESVAKLAGRKCFWIKNQTRKNAERHIPLLCTMIKNYVYALENIHKKITQDQLREQKREKYSVAMPSKELRELFSLSKEQQKDALSRTPDLEKNLKIICAYSMLAFHSRSVK, from the coding sequence ATGAAAAAAATTAAAGCATATTCTCCTACTCCAAGTCACCTTAACTACCTGTACCCTGGTACTGAAACATTAAGAAATAAATATGGCATAACGAACCATACAGAGTATGAGACAAGGTGTGCACATGACACAGCCCAAGCAGCAGTTAATTTATGCTACGAGCCCTTGCCAGAAAAATTTAATTATTCTTATCTGAAGTACATCCACAAACGCTTATTTGAAAAGACATTCGAATGGGCTGGATATCCACGCAATTTCCCCTTTACATTTTCAGATGGTAGCATTGCTTATATGCCAAGCATGAGAAAAGAGGATTCAGAATTTTGTTTTGTATCTGGAGATAGAATTCAAGAAAGCTTTGAACTTGTGGATAACAAAATTTCTGAGATGAATAATTTAAAAGGCTTGTCACGTCAAGATTTCATTAGAAATGCTGCAGCAATATTTGCAGCTATCAACGATATACATCCTTTCCGAGAAGGAAATGGACGCACACAACGAGCATTTTTTGAACGATTGGGTGAAGCAGCTAATCACAAGTTAGACTTCTCTCTCGTAACAAGAGCCCGAATGAATTTTGCTAGCATCCAAGCAATGAAGCATTACAATATGCAACCATTGCAACATATATTTGAAGATATTTCTAATCCAGACAAAAAGCTCATTTTAAGAGAGTTCATAGATGACATGAAGGCCTGCAATTTCGATGTTGATGAGCATCGTGTCATTGCAGCGCAAGAAGGAGAAACTTATAATGGGATATATAGAAAAACTGGCCTGGAAGGTTGCTATATTCAAATAGGTAATGATATGGTTATATGTAAAAAGGAGGAAATCTCTCCAGAATTGTTAAGAACATTAAAAAGTGGTGATCATATCTCCTTCACAGCACCAATAGGCTATGACACACTCATTCCAAAGGAAGAGTTTAGACCGCTCACACAAAATGAGATATATATAAAAGCCTCTGAAAACCGAAAAGTTCAAATGATCTTTCAACGAGTCCAACAATCATCGAAGATTGTCTATGGCAATCCTAACGTATTGATGTACAAAATAAATCAGATAAAGAACAATCCAAGTTTGGGTAACTCTGTTGCCCAACAAATTGAGAGATCTCCTGAATCTGTTGCAAAGCTTGCAGGTAGAAAATGTTTCTGGATTAAAAATCAAACACGTAAAAATGCTGAACGCCACATTCCTCTTTTATGTACTATGATTAAAAATTATGTGTACGCCCTTGAAAATATTCACAAAAAAATAACTCAAGACCAACTAAGAGAGCAAAAACGCGAAAAATACAGTGTTGCAATGCCGAGTAAAGAATTACGAGAGCTCTTTTCCTTATCAAAAGAACAACAAAAGGACGCTCTGTCCCGTACTCCGGATCTAGAAAAAAACTTAAAAATTATATGCGCATACTCAATGCTCGCCTTTCACTCAAGGAGCGTGAAATGA